The Azospirillum sp. TSH100 genome includes a region encoding these proteins:
- the galE gene encoding UDP-glucose 4-epimerase GalE, with the protein MTTSDNATVLVTGGAGYIGSHVVLALRDQGRAVVVLDDLSTGRRSALPDGVPLVEGDVGDKALLADTFARHRIGTVMHFAGSIVVPDSVERPLAYYRNNTVKSHALVEACVEAGIGRFIFSSTAAVYGMPERLPIDERTPTSPINPYGSSKLMTEWMLRDSAAAHDLRYVALRYFNVAGADPQGRSGQVSKVATHLIKIAAQTVTGQRAELQIFGDDYDTTDGTCVRDYIHVSDLAEAHVAALRHLEAGGASEVLNCGYGRGYSVREVLAMVERVTGKPLPMRIGPRRAGDPPALVAGVERIGRTLDWTPRHADLETIVASALAWEERLVR; encoded by the coding sequence ATGACCACGAGCGACAACGCGACCGTTCTGGTGACCGGCGGCGCCGGCTATATCGGCTCCCATGTGGTGCTGGCCCTGCGCGACCAGGGACGCGCCGTCGTGGTGCTGGACGATCTGTCCACCGGCCGGCGCTCCGCCCTGCCCGATGGGGTGCCGCTGGTCGAGGGCGATGTCGGCGACAAGGCCCTGCTGGCCGACACCTTCGCCCGCCACCGCATCGGCACCGTGATGCATTTCGCCGGCAGCATCGTCGTGCCGGACTCGGTGGAGCGGCCGCTCGCCTACTACCGCAACAACACGGTGAAGAGCCACGCCCTGGTGGAGGCCTGCGTCGAGGCCGGGATCGGCCGCTTCATCTTCTCCTCCACCGCCGCCGTCTACGGCATGCCGGAGCGGCTGCCGATCGACGAACGGACGCCGACCAGCCCGATCAACCCCTACGGCTCCTCCAAGCTGATGACGGAGTGGATGCTGCGCGACAGCGCGGCGGCGCATGACCTGCGCTATGTGGCGCTGCGCTACTTCAACGTCGCCGGCGCCGACCCGCAGGGCCGTTCCGGGCAGGTGTCGAAGGTCGCCACCCACCTGATCAAGATCGCCGCCCAGACCGTCACCGGCCAGCGGGCGGAGCTGCAGATCTTCGGCGACGACTACGACACGACGGACGGCACCTGCGTGCGCGACTACATCCATGTCAGCGACCTCGCCGAGGCCCATGTCGCGGCCTTGCGCCATCTGGAGGCCGGCGGCGCGTCGGAGGTGCTGAACTGCGGCTATGGCCGTGGCTATTCGGTGCGCGAGGTGCTGGCGATGGTGGAGCGGGTGACCGGCAAACCGCTGCCGATGCGCATCGGTCCGCGCCGCGCCGGCGATCCCCCCGCCCTGGTGGCGGGGGTGGAGCGGATCGGCCGGACGCTGGACTGGACCCCGCGCCATGCCGATCTGGAGACCATCGTCGCCTCGGCCCTTGCCTGGGAGGAACGGCTGGTCCGGTAG
- a CDS encoding DUF2142 domain-containing protein translates to MQRIGPFLFAVLATISAFFLVWSLPPFQTADEPAHIYRANMITHGYWVAAKVQTDGRIAAGGPSDVAIIEAYFPFHHVPFKPDEKANLEDFVKSFTARWDGRVFNVAAENTAPYPPFFYLPQAAAIAVGKALDMPVVQTLYLARAANALTCIIVGFFALLLAGRAHLPLFAVLLLPMSVSLYASMSQDGLVITVTALGIAFLARALSEGRPLRSAEVWASAACFALVGMTKQPYALLCLMPLAVPAERAAVKRLAVAASLAAAVGWAVWMAFAVQTPLIRQDAPTDAMGQLRFLLDNPLAVLTIAVKTFQVWGDEYYQQFVGILGWVDTRLPRPYYSAAYLVLLLSFLPLLLGRRLADWYSGAPAHASAVTAAVVLATGALLFGALYMVWTPVGQLWVDGVQGRYFLPLAALLPLAFASGRQEPGSGWSPGLTGVLERGMTWMVWLFPIVSILVVQRTVILRYYLD, encoded by the coding sequence ATGCAGCGGATAGGTCCTTTCCTTTTTGCCGTTCTGGCAACCATCTCGGCATTCTTCCTGGTCTGGAGCCTTCCGCCCTTCCAGACCGCCGACGAGCCCGCCCACATCTACCGGGCCAACATGATCACCCACGGCTACTGGGTGGCCGCCAAGGTTCAGACCGACGGGCGGATCGCAGCGGGAGGCCCGTCCGATGTCGCGATCATCGAGGCCTATTTCCCCTTCCACCACGTCCCCTTCAAGCCGGACGAGAAGGCCAATCTGGAGGATTTCGTCAAATCCTTCACCGCCCGCTGGGATGGCCGGGTCTTCAACGTGGCGGCGGAGAACACCGCCCCCTACCCACCCTTCTTCTACCTGCCGCAGGCGGCCGCCATCGCGGTCGGCAAGGCGCTGGACATGCCGGTGGTCCAGACGCTGTATCTGGCACGGGCGGCCAACGCGCTGACCTGCATCATCGTCGGCTTCTTCGCCCTGCTGCTGGCCGGCCGGGCGCATCTGCCGCTGTTCGCCGTGCTGCTGCTGCCGATGTCGGTCTCCCTCTACGCCTCGATGAGCCAGGACGGGCTGGTCATCACCGTCACCGCACTGGGCATAGCCTTCCTGGCCCGGGCGCTGTCCGAAGGCCGGCCGCTGCGCAGCGCGGAGGTCTGGGCCAGTGCCGCCTGCTTCGCCCTGGTGGGGATGACCAAGCAGCCCTATGCCCTGCTCTGCCTGATGCCGCTGGCGGTTCCGGCGGAGCGGGCGGCGGTGAAGCGCCTCGCCGTCGCCGCCTCGCTGGCCGCCGCGGTCGGCTGGGCGGTGTGGATGGCGTTCGCCGTGCAGACGCCGCTGATCCGCCAGGACGCCCCGACCGACGCCATGGGCCAGCTCCGCTTCCTGCTGGACAACCCGCTGGCCGTCCTCACCATCGCCGTGAAGACTTTCCAGGTCTGGGGCGACGAGTATTACCAGCAGTTCGTCGGTATCCTTGGCTGGGTCGATACCCGGCTGCCCAGGCCCTATTACAGCGCCGCCTATCTGGTCCTGCTGCTGTCCTTCCTGCCGCTGCTGCTCGGCCGCCGGTTGGCGGACTGGTATTCCGGCGCGCCGGCCCACGCCTCGGCGGTGACTGCGGCCGTCGTGCTGGCGACCGGGGCGCTGCTGTTCGGGGCGCTCTACATGGTGTGGACGCCGGTAGGGCAGCTGTGGGTCGATGGCGTGCAAGGGCGCTATTTCCTGCCGCTGGCGGCGCTGCTGCCGCTGGCTTTCGCCAGCGGGCGGCAGGAGCCGGGATCCGGCTGGTCCCCAGGCTTGACGGGGGTGCTGGAGCGCGGCATGACCTGGATGGTGTGGCTCTTCCCCATCGTCAGCATCCTGGTGGTTCAGCGGACGGTCATCCTGCGCTACTACCTCGACTAG